In one Pseudoclavibacter sp. Marseille-Q3772 genomic region, the following are encoded:
- a CDS encoding DedA family protein: protein MLADTIAWLIETVRSLDPVLIVTVAFVGIALETSLFIGFLIPGDAILIAASAGVDSWGMWLAVVLASVIGALCGESLGYLLGHWFGPTIRRSWFGRKLGERTWRGAERFVQQRGGFAVFVSRFLPVLHSLVPVTAGMTRMRYRSFIAWTTPACALWSLLYVSVGAIATASFERTASNLHLASALFAGVLVVFVLATWLARRWLSRRVGIEPGTASPEPADTGTPDSPEPSSRPN from the coding sequence ATGCTCGCCGACACCATCGCATGGCTCATCGAGACTGTGCGAAGCCTCGATCCCGTCCTGATCGTGACGGTCGCGTTTGTCGGTATCGCGCTCGAGACGAGTCTGTTTATTGGCTTTCTCATTCCCGGCGACGCGATCCTGATCGCCGCTTCAGCCGGCGTCGATAGTTGGGGCATGTGGCTTGCCGTCGTACTGGCCTCGGTCATCGGCGCGCTGTGCGGCGAATCGTTGGGATATCTACTCGGTCACTGGTTCGGCCCGACAATCCGCCGGTCGTGGTTCGGCCGAAAGCTCGGCGAGCGCACCTGGCGCGGCGCCGAACGGTTCGTGCAGCAACGCGGCGGCTTCGCCGTGTTCGTCTCCCGGTTCTTGCCCGTGTTGCACTCGCTCGTCCCGGTCACGGCCGGTATGACACGGATGCGATATCGCTCCTTTATTGCGTGGACCACACCGGCATGCGCGTTATGGTCGCTGCTCTATGTCTCGGTGGGCGCGATCGCCACCGCAAGTTTCGAACGCACCGCCTCGAATCTGCACCTGGCAAGCGCCCTATTCGCGGGAGTGCTGGTCGTGTTCGTGTTAGCTACCTGGCTGGCGCGGCGATGGCTTTCGCGACGCGTCGGCATCGAGCCGGGAACCGCATCCCCCGAACCCGCTGATACTGGCACGCCTGACTCGCCCGAACCATCCAGCCGACCGAACTAG
- the cydC gene encoding thiol reductant ABC exporter subunit CydC: protein MTERRTTREFEHQPVDAVISPQERQVLALATPPVKRMWVPVAWSVLWGISVVALLATSAFLITRASLIIHILWLGWAIVAVRMFALGRAVFRYLKQLSGHDASFRQLAAMRAGLFDRLEPLAPAGLAQTRRGDLLTKLVDDIDELQFLPLRVIEPVITSLIVAVLVVIGVGIVSWPAALVLLACLVVAFVMATVAQLRIAGSADRLVAPLRAALGDRVYDTITNLETLRAYDALDAQLERVRDADVALRAAQTRRAIGEGVVTGVLTLFAGVATAGALWFNMDATARGEFMPEMLTLIALVPLALFEVFAQVPVAVAAWRRVRVSARRIASVAPSEVPPQIPQSPGSRELPAGSLDIELRDVAVCWPGVDRPAVSGVNVSIPAGSRLLVSGESGSGKSTLANALVRFLQYDGSYRIGGVEARDVPPEALRRRVGLIEQRAQLFNESIRQNLLFANTSASDADLEAVLDRVGLGEWMRSRGGLDAPIGERGSLISGGQGQRIALARALLADFDVLVLDEPTANVDPGRAEQLIRDLLTAAAERTVVLISHTPVDASLVTGELKL from the coding sequence ATGACCGAGCGTCGCACCACTCGCGAGTTCGAACACCAGCCGGTCGACGCGGTGATTTCTCCGCAAGAGCGTCAGGTACTTGCGCTGGCAACTCCGCCGGTGAAGCGGATGTGGGTGCCGGTTGCGTGGAGCGTGCTGTGGGGGATCAGCGTGGTGGCGCTGCTTGCGACCAGCGCATTCTTGATCACCCGCGCCTCGCTGATTATTCACATTCTGTGGCTGGGATGGGCGATTGTTGCGGTGCGCATGTTCGCGCTCGGACGGGCGGTATTTCGCTACCTGAAACAGCTCAGCGGCCACGATGCATCCTTCCGCCAGCTTGCGGCGATGCGCGCGGGCCTGTTCGATCGGCTCGAACCGCTAGCGCCGGCTGGGCTTGCGCAGACCCGCCGAGGCGATCTGCTCACGAAACTCGTCGACGATATTGATGAGCTGCAGTTCTTACCGTTGCGGGTCATTGAGCCGGTCATTACTTCGCTGATTGTCGCGGTGCTCGTGGTGATTGGCGTTGGCATTGTTTCGTGGCCCGCCGCGCTGGTGTTGTTGGCGTGTTTGGTTGTGGCGTTCGTGATGGCAACCGTGGCGCAATTGCGCATTGCGGGTTCGGCTGATCGGCTGGTCGCCCCGCTTCGCGCAGCGTTGGGTGATCGGGTGTACGACACGATCACCAATTTGGAGACGTTGCGCGCGTATGACGCGTTGGATGCGCAGCTTGAGCGGGTGCGGGATGCGGATGTGGCGCTGCGGGCAGCGCAGACCCGTCGCGCGATCGGCGAGGGTGTGGTCACCGGCGTGCTCACACTCTTTGCCGGTGTTGCTACCGCCGGTGCGTTGTGGTTCAACATGGATGCCACCGCGCGCGGCGAGTTCATGCCCGAGATGTTGACGCTGATTGCCCTGGTGCCGTTGGCGTTGTTTGAAGTGTTTGCGCAGGTTCCGGTGGCGGTGGCTGCGTGGCGGCGGGTGCGGGTGTCGGCGCGGCGTATTGCTTCGGTGGCCCCGAGCGAGGTACCGCCGCAGATTCCGCAATCGCCGGGTTCGCGTGAGCTGCCGGCGGGCTCGCTCGATATTGAGTTGCGGGATGTGGCCGTGTGCTGGCCGGGAGTTGATCGTCCGGCGGTGTCGGGCGTGAATGTGTCGATTCCGGCGGGTTCGCGACTGCTGGTTTCGGGCGAGTCGGGTTCTGGGAAGTCGACGCTCGCGAATGCGCTGGTGCGGTTCTTGCAGTATGACGGCAGCTATCGGATTGGTGGGGTTGAGGCCCGCGATGTGCCGCCGGAGGCGTTGCGGCGTCGCGTGGGTCTGATTGAGCAGCGCGCACAGTTGTTCAATGAGTCGATTCGTCAGAACTTGCTCTTTGCGAACACGTCGGCGTCGGATGCGGATCTCGAGGCGGTACTTGATCGCGTCGGTTTGGGGGAGTGGATGCGCTCGCGCGGCGGTCTTGATGCCCCGATTGGTGAGCGCGGGTCGCTGATTTCCGGTGGGCAGGGGCAGCGCATTGCCCTAGCGCGGGCGCTGCTCGCGGATTTCGATGTGCTGGTGCTGGATGAGCCGACCGCGAATGTTGATCCGGGACGAGCAGAGCAGCTCATCAGGGATCTGTTGACTGCGGCCGCCGAGCGAACGGTGGTGTTGATTTCGCACACTCCGGTGGACGCATCCCTGGTGACCGGAGAGTTGAAGCTGTAA
- the cydD gene encoding thiol reductant ABC exporter subunit CydD encodes MKPLDPRLLRYARSARVFLVIGALLGLIQTAAIVGAAWSIAYCVTESINGQPFTQTSWALAVLVVSVLVRGLAQWGMEWAGARAAASAKSELRDALMRTVAKESRTGTASSTDLTLLATHHLDALDSYFGKYLPQLLLTAIAMPLLIVVTLYFDIVSGITEVIVLPIIPMFMALIGWATRRAQAKQLDSLRTLASSFLEIIEGLSTLKIFGRARRQRDRILQITDDYRATTMKVLRVSFLSGFALELFASLSVALVAVQIGIRLIDNDMTLFAGLVALILAPEVFAPLRAVGAQFHAASAGVQAAEDVFAVLEATPARTTVKVRSTHGDQLRLEIEDLSVSYDDHEVLHAVTEHFCGGEVTALSGESGAGKSTLFASIRGTVPASGNITLQSNTSKALDDQIAWMGQASGLIAGTVAENVALGMPNASREQIEAAMRMAGVAEVDPDAVLGVGGAGLSGGQAQRVAFARCVLRAELNDCAVVLLDEPTSALDREREQVMIAGMRELARQGRVVIVISHRRPVLEAADRVVPLPLLPQRPATSEVTV; translated from the coding sequence GTGAAACCGCTTGATCCACGCCTGCTCCGCTACGCCCGCTCCGCCAGAGTTTTCCTGGTGATCGGAGCGCTACTTGGGCTCATTCAAACGGCCGCGATCGTCGGCGCCGCGTGGTCGATTGCTTATTGCGTTACCGAGTCCATCAACGGCCAGCCATTCACTCAGACCTCCTGGGCACTCGCGGTTCTCGTCGTAAGCGTGCTCGTGCGCGGCCTCGCTCAGTGGGGGATGGAGTGGGCGGGAGCCCGCGCCGCCGCGTCCGCAAAATCCGAGCTCCGCGACGCACTGATGCGCACCGTCGCAAAAGAATCGCGGACAGGCACCGCCTCCAGCACCGACCTCACACTCCTGGCCACTCACCACCTCGACGCGCTCGACAGCTACTTCGGCAAGTACCTGCCGCAACTCCTGCTCACGGCCATCGCCATGCCGCTGCTGATCGTCGTGACCCTGTACTTCGACATTGTTTCGGGCATCACCGAGGTCATCGTTCTGCCCATCATCCCAATGTTCATGGCGCTCATCGGGTGGGCAACTCGCCGCGCACAGGCCAAGCAACTCGACTCGCTCCGCACCCTCGCCAGCTCCTTCCTAGAGATCATCGAGGGGCTGTCGACGCTGAAGATCTTCGGACGTGCGCGCCGCCAACGCGACCGCATCCTGCAAATCACCGACGACTATCGCGCCACAACGATGAAGGTGCTGCGGGTGTCCTTCCTGTCGGGCTTTGCGCTCGAGCTATTCGCGTCGCTGTCGGTGGCGCTGGTCGCGGTCCAGATCGGCATCCGACTCATCGACAACGACATGACGCTCTTCGCCGGACTGGTCGCGCTCATCCTCGCGCCAGAGGTGTTCGCGCCACTGCGTGCGGTTGGCGCGCAGTTCCACGCGGCTAGTGCAGGTGTGCAGGCCGCAGAGGACGTGTTCGCAGTACTGGAGGCGACGCCGGCTAGGACAACCGTCAAGGTTCGCAGCACGCACGGCGACCAGCTTCGTTTAGAAATCGAAGATCTGTCCGTGTCGTACGACGACCATGAGGTACTGCACGCCGTGACCGAACACTTTTGCGGCGGCGAAGTAACCGCCCTCAGCGGCGAATCGGGCGCAGGAAAATCGACGCTGTTCGCGAGTATCCGAGGCACCGTACCCGCATCCGGAAACATCACCCTGCAAAGCAACACCTCGAAGGCACTCGATGACCAGATTGCATGGATGGGGCAGGCGAGTGGCCTGATCGCAGGTACGGTTGCTGAGAATGTTGCCCTGGGGATGCCGAACGCGAGCCGCGAGCAGATCGAGGCGGCGATGCGCATGGCGGGGGTCGCTGAGGTTGATCCGGATGCGGTGCTCGGGGTCGGCGGGGCGGGCCTATCTGGCGGGCAGGCGCAGCGGGTGGCTTTTGCCCGGTGCGTGCTGCGCGCCGAGCTGAATGATTGCGCTGTGGTGCTGCTTGACGAACCGACATCGGCGCTGGATCGCGAGCGCGAACAGGTCATGATCGCGGGGATGCGCGAGCTTGCGCGGCAGGGTCGCGTTGTGATCGTGATTAGCCACCGCCGGCCCGTGCTCGAGGCGGCTGATCGCGTTGTGCCGCTGCCGCTGTTACCGCAGCGGCCAGCGACTTCGGAGGTGACCGTATGA
- the leuS gene encoding leucine--tRNA ligase: protein MTQVDETSPEEYDFRRLEAKWRPIWDELDLFNVDKADPELPRKYVLDMFPYPSGDLHMGHAEQYALGDAVARYWRHLGYNVLHPIGWDSFGLPAENAAIKHGGDPKEWTYNNIAQQRESMRRYGASFDWSRVLHTSDPEYYRWNQWLFQQMYKKGLAYRKESFVNWDPVDQTVLANEQVLADGTSERSGAVVVKKKLTQWYLRITEYADRLLEDLDQLEGRWPAKVLTMQRNWIGRSYGADVEFQIEGRNEPVTVFTTRPDTLHGATFMVVAPESDLAAELASGASDAVQAQFQEYLQQTQAMGAIDRQAADREKTGIFLERYGINPMTGERLPIWTSDYVLADYGHGAIMAVPAHDQRDLDFARAFDLPIKVVVDVTTGSDAPTDDDGNRILLAELDPAASGEALAGDGTLVNSGELDGLAKDEAIAKAIEILSERGTGAAATNYRLRDWLISRQRYWGTPIPVMYDEQGNELLVPEDQLPVQLPDGAGLDLKPKGTSPLGAATEWKQTTTPEGKPAVRDTDTMDTFVDSSWYFLRFISPNKDDAALDVEALKQWTPIDQYIGGVEHAILHLLYARFITKVLYDLGYVTFDEPFTALLNQGMVVLEGAKMSKSKGNFIKLSDELAEHGVDAVRTTMLFASPPEEDVDWATVSVAGSGKFLARAWRLAKDVTSQPGTDPADGDPNLRRAVAKVLDEVRSLGESFKFNVIVARLMELTNVTRKAIDSGVGAADPAVREAVETIAMVLDLFAPYVAEDMWQLLGHDTSVAFAQWPEADEALLVADTVTAIVQVNGKLRDKLEVSPAISDAELEQLARDAGGAVRAIGDGNIVKVIVKAPKFVNIVVK from the coding sequence GTGACTCAGGTCGACGAAACCAGCCCGGAAGAATATGACTTCCGCCGCCTCGAAGCGAAGTGGCGCCCAATCTGGGACGAGCTAGACCTCTTCAACGTCGACAAGGCCGACCCGGAACTGCCGCGCAAGTACGTGCTCGACATGTTCCCGTACCCTTCGGGCGACCTGCACATGGGCCACGCCGAACAGTACGCGCTCGGCGACGCTGTTGCCCGCTATTGGCGTCACCTCGGCTACAACGTGCTGCACCCGATCGGTTGGGACTCCTTCGGTCTTCCCGCTGAGAACGCCGCCATCAAGCACGGCGGTGACCCGAAGGAATGGACTTACAACAACATCGCCCAGCAGCGCGAATCCATGCGTCGCTACGGCGCGAGCTTCGACTGGTCACGCGTCCTGCACACCTCCGACCCCGAGTACTACCGCTGGAACCAGTGGCTGTTCCAGCAGATGTACAAGAAGGGGCTCGCGTACCGCAAAGAATCGTTCGTGAACTGGGACCCGGTCGACCAGACCGTGCTCGCAAACGAACAGGTACTCGCCGACGGCACTAGCGAACGCAGCGGCGCTGTGGTCGTCAAGAAGAAACTTACTCAGTGGTACCTGCGCATCACCGAGTACGCCGACCGGCTGCTGGAAGATCTCGACCAGCTCGAGGGCCGGTGGCCGGCGAAGGTGCTCACGATGCAGCGCAACTGGATCGGACGCTCCTACGGCGCCGATGTCGAGTTCCAGATCGAGGGCCGCAACGAACCGGTCACCGTGTTCACCACCCGCCCCGACACCCTCCACGGCGCCACTTTCATGGTGGTCGCCCCAGAGAGCGACCTCGCGGCAGAGCTCGCATCGGGCGCATCGGATGCGGTACAGGCACAGTTCCAGGAGTACCTGCAGCAAACGCAGGCAATGGGCGCAATCGACCGCCAGGCAGCCGACCGCGAAAAGACCGGTATCTTCCTCGAACGCTACGGTATCAACCCAATGACCGGTGAGCGCCTGCCGATCTGGACCAGCGACTACGTACTCGCTGACTACGGCCACGGCGCCATCATGGCCGTTCCCGCGCACGACCAGCGCGACCTCGATTTCGCCCGCGCATTCGACCTGCCCATCAAGGTGGTCGTTGATGTCACCACCGGCAGCGACGCCCCGACAGACGACGACGGAAACCGCATCCTGCTTGCCGAACTCGACCCGGCCGCATCCGGCGAAGCGCTCGCGGGAGACGGCACCCTCGTCAACTCTGGCGAGCTCGACGGCCTGGCGAAGGACGAGGCGATTGCCAAGGCAATCGAGATCCTGAGCGAACGCGGAACCGGCGCGGCAGCAACGAACTACCGTCTGCGCGACTGGCTGATCTCACGCCAGCGCTACTGGGGTACCCCCATCCCGGTCATGTATGACGAGCAAGGCAACGAGCTGCTCGTGCCCGAAGACCAGCTGCCCGTGCAGCTGCCGGATGGCGCCGGGCTTGACCTCAAGCCCAAGGGCACCTCGCCACTGGGCGCAGCCACCGAGTGGAAGCAAACCACAACTCCAGAGGGCAAGCCCGCGGTGCGCGACACCGACACGATGGACACCTTCGTCGACTCGTCCTGGTACTTCCTGCGGTTCATCTCGCCGAATAAGGACGATGCCGCACTCGATGTTGAAGCGCTGAAGCAGTGGACTCCGATCGACCAGTACATCGGCGGTGTTGAGCACGCAATCTTGCACCTGCTGTACGCACGGTTCATCACCAAGGTGCTCTACGACCTCGGATACGTGACGTTCGACGAGCCGTTCACTGCGCTGCTGAACCAGGGCATGGTCGTGCTCGAGGGCGCGAAGATGTCCAAGTCGAAGGGCAACTTCATCAAGCTATCGGATGAGCTGGCAGAACACGGTGTGGATGCGGTGCGCACCACGATGCTGTTCGCTTCGCCACCAGAAGAGGACGTTGACTGGGCGACTGTGTCGGTTGCCGGATCCGGTAAGTTCCTCGCGCGCGCCTGGCGACTCGCGAAAGACGTCACCTCGCAGCCGGGTACCGACCCGGCCGATGGCGACCCGAACCTGCGCCGCGCTGTCGCCAAGGTGCTTGACGAGGTGCGCTCCCTCGGCGAATCGTTCAAGTTCAACGTGATTGTCGCGCGCCTGATGGAACTCACCAACGTGACCCGCAAGGCAATCGACTCCGGTGTCGGTGCGGCTGACCCCGCGGTGCGCGAAGCGGTCGAGACGATCGCGATGGTCCTCGACCTGTTCGCTCCATACGTTGCTGAAGATATGTGGCAGCTGCTCGGCCACGACACTTCGGTTGCCTTCGCGCAGTGGCCGGAGGCAGACGAGGCGCTCCTCGTTGCCGACACAGTCACCGCGATCGTGCAGGTTAACGGCAAGCTGCGCGACAAGCTTGAGGTTTCGCCGGCGATTTCGGATGCGGAGCTCGAGCAGCTCGCGCGGGATGCGGGTGGTGCCGTGCGCGCGATTGGTGACGGCAATATCGTCAAGGTGATCGTCAAGGCACCGAAGTTCGTCAACATTGTTGTGAAGTAG
- a CDS encoding cytochrome ubiquinol oxidase subunit I codes for MEALLDPLVLSRWQFGLTTLYHFLFVPITLGMVLCVAIWQTQWVRTGKVVYLQLTRFFGKIFLINFAMGIVTGIVQEFQFGMNWSNYSRFVGDIFGAPLAFEGLVAFFLEATFIGLWIFGWDKLAPKVHLATIWLTVAGTWISAYFILVANAFMQNPVGFQFNETTGRAELVDFGAVLTNPVAVTQLPHTLTASIMLAGTIIVATAAWHLRRGQHQEVFRPALQFGLWTVLISGVGIMISGHALGIAMTETQPMKMAAAEAMYDTASGADASLSLFSIGTPDGSEEVWSLRIPYLAGFLATNTFSGTVHGINDLQAQYESMYGADMVYSPTIWLTYWSFRWMMFFGFAAMAIAAVGLWVTRKGREPKPWQWSVAIWGATFPLWGILIGWIFTEMGRQPWLVFRLMPTEAGVSPNATGVGVLISLIGFTLIYGILAVVEVKLLLKAIKSDPMPVPGADADGVVADVENVKVKASVY; via the coding sequence GTGGAAGCCTTATTGGATCCCCTCGTTCTCTCTCGGTGGCAGTTTGGTCTAACTACGCTGTACCACTTCCTCTTCGTGCCGATCACGCTGGGCATGGTGCTTTGCGTTGCGATCTGGCAGACCCAGTGGGTGCGCACCGGCAAGGTCGTGTACCTGCAGCTCACCCGCTTCTTCGGGAAGATCTTCCTGATCAACTTCGCGATGGGTATCGTCACCGGTATCGTGCAGGAGTTCCAGTTCGGTATGAACTGGTCGAACTACTCTCGATTCGTCGGTGACATCTTCGGTGCACCGCTCGCATTCGAAGGTCTCGTCGCCTTCTTCCTCGAAGCCACCTTCATCGGTCTGTGGATTTTCGGATGGGACAAGCTCGCGCCGAAGGTGCACCTCGCGACCATCTGGCTCACCGTCGCCGGTACCTGGATCTCGGCCTACTTCATCCTGGTCGCCAACGCCTTCATGCAGAACCCGGTTGGCTTCCAGTTCAACGAAACCACCGGACGTGCCGAGCTTGTTGACTTCGGAGCGGTACTGACCAACCCGGTCGCTGTAACCCAGCTGCCGCACACTCTGACCGCATCCATCATGCTGGCCGGAACCATCATCGTGGCCACCGCCGCCTGGCACCTGCGCCGCGGACAGCACCAAGAAGTGTTCCGTCCGGCGCTGCAGTTCGGTCTGTGGACCGTGCTGATCTCGGGCGTGGGCATCATGATCTCCGGTCACGCGCTTGGTATCGCGATGACCGAAACGCAGCCTATGAAGATGGCCGCGGCCGAAGCCATGTACGACACGGCCAGCGGAGCGGATGCATCCCTCTCGCTGTTCTCGATCGGAACTCCCGATGGTAGCGAAGAAGTTTGGTCGCTGCGCATCCCATACCTGGCAGGGTTCCTCGCCACCAACACCTTCAGCGGAACCGTGCACGGTATTAACGACCTGCAGGCCCAGTACGAATCGATGTACGGCGCAGACATGGTCTACTCGCCGACCATCTGGCTCACCTACTGGTCGTTCCGCTGGATGATGTTCTTCGGTTTCGCCGCTATGGCGATCGCTGCCGTCGGCCTGTGGGTAACCCGCAAGGGCCGCGAGCCGAAGCCGTGGCAGTGGAGCGTTGCGATCTGGGGTGCCACCTTCCCGCTGTGGGGCATTCTGATCGGCTGGATCTTCACCGAAATGGGACGTCAGCCCTGGCTCGTATTCCGGCTGATGCCAACCGAAGCCGGTGTATCACCCAACGCAACCGGGGTGGGCGTGCTCATCTCGCTCATCGGCTTCACGCTGATCTACGGCATCCTCGCAGTTGTTGAAGTGAAGCTGCTGCTGAAGGCAATTAAGTCAGATCCGATGCCGGTACCCGGTGCGGATGCGGATGGCGTCGTCGCCGACGTCGAAAACGTCAAGGTGAAAGCGAGCGTCTACTAA
- a CDS encoding SOS response-associated peptidase has protein sequence MCGRFVVAKASSELAVELDIDRVSDAPFPQSYNIAPTTAVPVVVHAPAPEAEIDEFGTAPIRRLEVAKWGLIPPWAKDASVAVRAFNARSETAAVKPTFRAAVRRRRAVIPASGYYEWQRSADGTKQPYYVHPTTDRALCFAGLYEWWQSPEGEWVLSATILTRDAPAGRMRELHDRIPVFCAADDIAEWCDPSIEGSNELVAEFAERSLRLTDELALHPVDRRIGNVRARGPELIERVSLD, from the coding sequence ATGTGCGGCAGGTTTGTGGTGGCGAAAGCGTCGAGTGAGCTCGCGGTCGAGCTCGATATTGACCGGGTGAGCGATGCCCCGTTCCCGCAGTCGTACAACATTGCGCCCACCACTGCGGTTCCGGTGGTCGTGCACGCTCCCGCTCCGGAGGCAGAGATCGATGAGTTTGGTACGGCGCCGATCCGCCGGCTGGAGGTTGCCAAGTGGGGGCTTATTCCGCCCTGGGCTAAGGATGCATCGGTGGCGGTTCGTGCGTTTAACGCGCGCAGCGAGACGGCCGCGGTGAAACCGACGTTTCGCGCTGCCGTGCGCCGCCGGCGCGCAGTCATTCCCGCATCCGGCTATTACGAATGGCAACGGAGCGCGGATGGCACAAAACAGCCCTACTACGTGCATCCCACTACCGATCGCGCGCTGTGTTTTGCGGGGCTATACGAGTGGTGGCAGTCGCCGGAGGGTGAGTGGGTGTTGTCTGCCACAATCCTCACGCGCGATGCGCCTGCTGGCCGGATGCGCGAGCTGCACGACCGCATCCCCGTGTTCTGCGCTGCTGACGATATCGCCGAGTGGTGCGACCCGAGCATCGAGGGCAGTAACGAGTTAGTGGCCGAGTTTGCCGAACGCAGTCTGCGACTCACGGATGAGCTCGCACTGCACCCGGTGGATCGTCGCATTGGCAATGTGCGCGCTCGCGGGCCCGAGCTCATCGAGCGGGTCTCACTCGACTAG
- the cydB gene encoding cytochrome d ubiquinol oxidase subunit II, translating to MELQVIWFWIIAAMFIGYFVLDGFDFGLGIALPFVSRDDTDRRILINTIGPIWDLNETWVITGGAMLFAAFPEWYSTVFAGAYLVLFLILLALIARGVSFEYRHQGTGRAWTDKFDWMIFIGSALPALLWGAAFANIVRGMPMETMSETVGNFTYTFNFNYTGTLLDLLNPYALLGGLTTLALFFYHGLIFITRRTDGELRERARTMAKWEGLVVAVLAIAFLGWTVLAYFSVPGLILTLVAVVCFVGSWVANLLNKDGLAFLGGALTVAFAVWSLFAALFPALMRNLTPGGEDLTIWNGSASDNTLQIMTRAFVCIMPVVLGYQAWTFWTFRKRLRRVDFEATDARAEIEEADELVTA from the coding sequence ATGGAACTGCAAGTAATTTGGTTCTGGATTATCGCCGCGATGTTCATCGGGTACTTCGTGCTCGATGGCTTCGACTTCGGCCTCGGTATCGCGCTGCCGTTCGTCAGCCGCGATGACACCGACCGCCGCATCCTGATCAACACCATCGGCCCCATCTGGGACCTCAACGAAACCTGGGTTATCACCGGTGGTGCCATGCTCTTCGCGGCATTCCCCGAGTGGTACTCGACCGTGTTTGCTGGCGCCTACCTGGTGCTCTTCCTCATCCTGCTCGCCCTGATCGCCCGCGGTGTTTCGTTCGAATACCGCCACCAGGGCACCGGCCGTGCGTGGACTGACAAGTTCGACTGGATGATCTTCATTGGCTCAGCACTGCCTGCGCTGCTGTGGGGTGCTGCGTTCGCGAATATCGTGCGCGGTATGCCGATGGAGACCATGAGTGAAACGGTTGGTAACTTCACCTACACCTTTAACTTCAACTACACGGGCACGCTGCTTGATCTACTTAACCCGTACGCGCTGCTCGGTGGTCTGACCACGCTGGCGCTGTTCTTCTACCACGGCCTGATCTTCATCACCCGCCGTACCGATGGAGAACTGCGTGAACGTGCTCGCACGATGGCGAAGTGGGAAGGCCTGGTTGTTGCCGTGTTGGCGATTGCGTTCCTTGGCTGGACGGTGCTTGCGTACTTCTCGGTACCGGGGCTGATCCTCACCCTCGTTGCGGTTGTGTGCTTCGTCGGATCGTGGGTTGCCAACTTGCTGAACAAGGACGGCCTGGCGTTCCTTGGCGGTGCGCTGACGGTGGCGTTTGCGGTGTGGTCGCTGTTTGCGGCGCTCTTCCCGGCGTTGATGCGCAACCTCACGCCGGGTGGGGAAGACCTCACCATCTGGAACGGTTCGGCAAGCGACAACACGCTGCAGATCATGACCCGGGCATTCGTATGCATCATGCCGGTTGTGCTTGGGTACCAGGCATGGACGTTCTGGACGTTCCGCAAGCGCTTGCGCCGTGTCGACTTTGAGGCGACTGACGCTCGTGCCGAGATTGAAGAAGCGGACGAGCTCGTCACCGCGTAG